Part of the Spinacia oleracea cultivar Varoflay chromosome 5, BTI_SOV_V1, whole genome shotgun sequence genome, CTTTGGACTGGTCTTACTGATCCTTCCAAAAGATCCATGGTGGCATGGCACTCTCTTTGTCTTCCTAGAAGTGCTGGTGGGTGGAACCTTAAGGAAATGGGGTTATGGAATAAAGCTGCTGTGTCTAAGCTGCTTTGGGCTCTAACTCACAAAAAAGACAGATTGTGGAgcagatgggttcacacctattacATTAAAAACAGGCCTCTTTCCACTCAATGGCCAGCTACAATCTCTTGGTCACTGAGGAAGATTCTGGATTCTCACACTCTGATTGATGATGTTGGTGGATGGGATGCTGTTGTGCAGAAAGGGAAATTCTCCATTAAATTGATGTATAAACATCTCCTTGGTGTTCATGACAAAGTTCCCTGGAAAAGAGTGGTCTGTAATAATAAAGCTTCCCCTAAGAGTGTGTTTATCACTTGGCTTGCACTGTGGAACAGACTTCCCACCAGAGATAGGCTGCTAGCTTGGAAGATTGTCACTGCTAACAGTTGTCCACTTTGCTCAACCATGCCTGAATCTACTGGTCACCTATTTTTTGAGTGCTCATATTCTGCTGCTGTGTGGGGAAAGATCCTTCAACAGTTGCAGTTTCACAGAAATCCTGCTCCATTTGATCAGGAACTTGCTTGGATATTGAAAGCTACTAAAAGAACTGGTGATAGATATAAATTGCTGCTGATGTTCTTCTCTGAAAGTGTTTATGGCATTTGGCTTCAGAGAAATGAGATGGTGTTTAACCAACAATGCAGAAGCCCTGCTGATTTAGTGCATGATATCCAGTTTAGGGTGGCTTGTAGGGCCACTGACAGTCAGAAGCTGCTATGCTGAGTTTGTGTTAGAGGTGTCCTTTTTTGCTAGTGTTTAGCTTTGTGCTTGTTGTTTTTGGTGTTCTGGTGGCTTGTGCCTAACACTGTGCTAGTTCTTTTACTAGCCCTCTCCTTTTGGTAATAATTaactttatttgccaaaaaaaaaaaaaatatctgaTTTCTGTTTGGGCTCGTTAAGATTTATGATCTTTAGCTTATGATGATTGCATAACTGAACTGTTATAAACTGTACCCATCGTCAAGATTTTCTCTATCCATCATCTAATTTGCACCTTAAATTTAGTGAAAAAGAGGGTAAAAAGAGAGATAATAAAGACTCACCCAAATAACCAACAAAGTGTGAACCAAATAGGGGTAACATTGTAGTGGATTGATTACGCCGATTCTGTTGGAgtttttcatttgaattttgCACTTATAAATTTGTAGTATTTGTAAATGTGTTACTAATTGATACAAGTCCATATGATTGACTACTTGTAAACTGTAATGCTCCCCATGGTCCACTCCAGAATCAGCCTCGAGGCATATGAAGAGTACCTGAGTCTCAGAGGAGCAAACGACTTCAATATTGAAGACCTTCTTGAAAATAAATGTCCACACTGTGAACCCACCAATGAGTCTAAACAGAGACCTCCTACACATGATGTATCTGCATGTTTACATCTATTTCTGTTAGGTGCAAAAATCATATCCGAGGACCACACTAACATTGTCGACAACATCAAAGGCCCCCAACTTGTTTTTAGGTGAATCTCTTTattctttcctttttttattCATCATCTATCTTGTTTAGTTGTTATCTGAttttctcccctttcttttGTCTTACTACGACTCTGAAGCGACGTCTTGGAAGCAATGATAAATGCGCTCACACCAAAAGGAAAAGAACAGATTATTTCTTGTCTCAAAAGGTCAGATGTTTTTCAATTTCCTTCCTTCCTTTATTGCCTATCTTAGCCTAGGGTTTTCCTTTTTCCATTAAATGACTCTCATATGTTGTATCAATTTCCAGTTTCACAATTCAGGCTAGGTAATGTTAAAGCGGCAATGTTAAGCCTTCTGTTGAACTTTCATTCACTATCAAGCTCTTAAATCCATTATGTTGTGCCTAGATTATCATGGAGATGTGTTTGGAAATCATGATTGTATTGTCTTACACAGAAAATTTTGGACGTTGTTTAGTCTAGATACTCTCATACAATTGAAGTACCTGTTTTGCTGCCGTATAACCGGGTAGATATGGAGATTCATAAAAGGGCTtataacaaacaaataaaatattctATGAATTAGATAAAGTAGAATATTTTCCCAAGTTTATTGATTGGGAAAAAAACTTTCCCCCGAATAATCAACAATGTTGCGCCCATGTGGATGGGACAAGGAAGGAGTTGAATCTGAATATGTGTGTTGAGAGAAGCAATGATTTGCTTGGTCTTGGTCATGACAGTGGAGGAAGGTGGGACACTCAAATAGAGGATAGAAGAGAAAGGCAGAGCGAGAAGAGCAAGAACCGGAAGAGACGAGGGGAAGGAGTAAGGGAAAGAGAACAAGAACCTGAAGAGACGAGGGGAAGGAGTAAGAGAGAGAGATCATGTTTTTTGTTTCAAAACATGTCGAACCAAATAGGGGTAATATTGTAGTAGAATGGGTTTTTAATTTACCAGAACATGCCGATTCTGTGTTATAggatttaaaacaaacatgctCTCCAGTTgatattttaatttcctttcTCGGTTTTCATTTGAGTTTTGGACTtagaaatttgtattttttaaattttttataaatgTGTTACTAATTGCTACAAGTCCATATGATTGACTACTTGTAATGCTCCCCTTGGTCAACTCCAGAATCAGCCTTGAGGGATATGAAGAGTACCTGAACATCAAAGGAGCAAACGCCTTCAACATTGAAGGGCTTCTTGAAGATAAATCTCAACACTGTGACTCCACTGATGATTTTAGACATGATGTATCTGTGCCTTCACATCTGTTTCTGCATGGTACAAAAACCAGCGCCAATGAGCTTGTTTTTAGGTGaatctttttattctttcctttcttttgttcatcatCTATCTTGTTTAATTGTTATCTGATTTCCTCTCCCTTTTTTTTGTTGTCTTTACTACGATTCTGAAGCTACATCTTGGGAGCAATTATAAATGCGCTCACACCAAAACGGAAAAAAAAGATTATTTCTTGTCTCAAAAGGTCAGAGATTATTTTCAATTTGCTTCAATCCCTCGCTGTCTATCTTAACACTAGGGTTTTCTCTTTCATTTAATCATTCTCATATGTTGTATCAATTTCCAGTTTCAGATTAGGTAATGTTAAAGTGGGAATGTTAAATCTTCTGTTGAACTTTCATTGACTATCAAGCTTTCAAATCCTATGTTGTTCCTTTATCAAGGAGTTGGGTTTGGAAATCGTTATTGTATTGTCTTAGTCTTAGAAAATTGTGGACTCTTGTTGTTTAGTCTGGATACCCTTCTAAAATGATAATTGAAGTACCTGTTTCCCCTTGCGTTTTCTGTTTTTCCACTCTtgatttctttatttatttccaAGGATACATGTACATCTTAAGAGTTCAAGTTTATCTGTTCTGCCAATCATTTTAAATTTCTGCACAATTTCAGCGTATGCTAGTTAAAATTTTAAACTGCTAATGAATTCAGTCATCACAATCACAATTTAGAACTCTTCAAAATGAGAATAATAGTCATTCCTACTTCTTTGGGATGTGAGGATAAAGCTATTACCTTAAACCCAGAAATAGATGTAAGTCATAATTGGATTTTGTTGCGTGCACCAAGTTAGAGTCATACATTTGAGGGCATGGACAATATGATAGCTACTCTGAAATAGACGAGTGCTAAGTTAAAAAGTTGCAGTTAGTGCAGAAATCTTAGACAGCTGTGAATGTGACTGTTTTCAGATTGATTTGTTCTATTGGTCTTAAACTCATGCTTCAACTCTCAGATTGATGTCCAAAGTTCTTCTTCCTTTAACTTCTGTCAAATATTTGAACTCGTGTTTTATTAATCAATACTATTTTGTATGATTGACTGCTTGTGATATTCCCTTTGTCCACTCAAAATCAGCCTTGTGTCACCGGAAGAATACCTGTACAGAAAAGGACCAAGAACCCCGAAAACTGAAGGGCATCTTGAAGATAATCAACACTGTGATAGCACCAAGGGTTCATGTCAGAAGCCTACAACTAATGCTGCCTTTGCATCCTCGACCAGCAAGAAATCTAAGTATTCCTATAATGGCTTTGAAGATATATGTGAACATTTTTATCCGAGCAGGTTGATTCAGGATGTTTTACCAGAAGGGCTTCTTCTTGCTCAAAGTATTTACTGTGCAAAAACTGCATTGGCATTCTACAATAATGAGCATGGTACAAAATATAAGCTTGTGGAACCCCTGTCTAGCGGTCGGCTTGTGGAATGTGGAATGAGGTTTCACTGCAACTTCACTGCTGCCAAGCTTAAAAGGGATGGTTCTCGTACTGCTCAACCAAAGCTCTTCTTCGCTAACTTTGAGTCTTTCAATAAGAAAATCCGTAATATATGGTGCTGCATCATTGACCGTAAGCTGATTGATTTCCTCTAACTGTTATCAATGTGCTTTTGTTTGCCTGCTTTCTGTTCACAAGAGTGCTTTTTCATGTGAAATAGTCTGTCCCCATGAGAACATAAGTTGCTTAGACACATATTAGGATGTCCGGAATTAGTTGTCACGTATTCTACATTAGTAACGGTTGGTGCTTGAACTTTTTAATATGGCTTTACTTGAATCAAGTGATGTGGAGATGGAACTCGGTCTAATGATACAACAGTTATTATAAAAGATTTTTTTAAAGATATAATCTCCTTAATTGTGGGAGATTGGGACGATGTGGCAATAGAATCCAGGTTTTAAGTcttattttatgtttgttgtttgatgGTGTTTCAGCTGCTAAAGCATATTTCATGTGCTGTGAGGATTGCCCCCCAGATCTTGCGCACAGTGAGCATGGATATCATAATATGATGTACTCGCTGGCAGTGAAGTATGCAAGGCCAAAGGTATTTGAGGCTAGAAAAAACGGATTCTACGCAGAAATGGCTTTGGATATTTTTAACAAGAAGCATGGCACAATGTATAAGCTGGTAAAACCTTTGAAAAGCAATATTGTTCCGATAAGTTTCGGTGTTTACAAGTTCCACTGCAACTTTAAGGCCAAGCTCGAGGACCCCACAGGAAGTTCTGTTGATGCTTCTCCAAAGCTTTTTTTTGGCGCTATTGTGAAGTCTATTCTCTTCAGTAAGGGGGAGGGGGACTGTTACATTTTGGATGGTAAGATCATTTACTGACTCTTTCTGTCCGTCTTGCTATTGTGATTcgtgtattattattatttcatgtTTTTAATTTGAATTGATGCTTGTTTCAGCTACGGAAGGTCTGGATGATCACTGCTCAATTTGCCGACAGGGTATCCTTCATCCTGCCGATTATACAACTCCGACTCCGGCCACTCCTCGTGGTTGTATGTGATACATGCAATGTGGAGAACTTCTTCCCTCTTCTGCTGATGTGAAGCTAGTGTTAATGTTGGATCTGCTGGTATTTATAATCTTATGTGTTTTAGTGTAAATAACTGACCTGAAAGTTGAAACTGTGATCAGAAATATGGGTTTGTTTGGCCAATTTCTGAAAAACAACTTCCGTTTCTTAGAAGAGTTAGAATTAGAATCCGAAATATGTTTCTACTGAATGTTTGGCATTCTACTGAATGTTTGGCAATGAACTTAAAAAGTACTTCTATGAAATAGAAACAGCTTTACATTATTTGGTCCAAGGTGATCAAAATTTGGGCCGGGTCAGGCTTTAATACAAAATACATGCCCCAAACCCATAAACTTGGCACGTGCTTTTCTGGCCAAATGGGTTTTTGGGCTTTTCAGGCTGGTGTATAGTTGACCAGGTTATGAATTTGTATTATACGCGCCATTGATGTTGTACTTTCGTTGGAATGAGATCTTCTAGCTTTGTCATTCTCTTTgtgtatcgctattcgacgtCCTCATACGCTAATAACGTCCGTGTTTTTAACGGAATAGGACGTCGAATAAAAACCCCCTTCTCTTTTTAAGCATCTTTCTTTCGTATAAAATATCCATACTAATGGACCTAATGGACATATAATGGTTTTTGTTTCTGAATTTGTGGGTTTGA contains:
- the LOC110790502 gene encoding uncharacterized protein gives rise to the protein MGSIENYVTLLQRISLEAYEEYLSLRGANDFNIEDLLENKCPHCEPTNESKQRPPTHDVSACLHLFLLGAKIISEDHTNIVDNIKGPQLVFSDVLEAMINALTPKGKEQIISCLKRISLEGYEEYLNIKGANAFNIEGLLEDKSQHCDSTDDFRHDVSVPSHLFLHGTKTSANELVFSYILGAIINALTPKRKKKIISCLKSLVSPEEYLYRKGPRTPKTEGHLEDNQHCDSTKGSCQKPTTNAAFASSTSKKSKYSYNGFEDICEHFYPSRLIQDVLPEGLLLAQSIYCAKTALAFYNNEHGTKYKLVEPLSSGRLVECGMRFHCNFTAAKLKRDGSRTAQPKLFFANFESFNKKIRNIWCCIIDPAKAYFMCCEDCPPDLAHSEHGYHNMMYSLAVKYARPKVFEARKNGFYAEMALDIFNKKHGTMYKLVKPLKSNIVPISFGVYKFHCNFKAKLEDPTGSSVDASPKLFFGAIVKSILFSKGEGDCYILDATEGLDDHCSICRQGILHPADYTTPTPATPRGCM